A window from Malania oleifera isolate guangnan ecotype guangnan chromosome 7, ASM2987363v1, whole genome shotgun sequence encodes these proteins:
- the LOC131159378 gene encoding proteasome subunit beta type-5-like, translated as MKLDTSGLESFPTQFGASGELCGGFSISPSFELPNAADFDGFQKEAIQMVKPAKGTTTLAFIFKEGVMVAADSRASMGGYISSQSVKKIIEINPYMLGTMAGGAADCQFWHRNLGIKCRLHELANKRRISVTGASKLLANILYSYRGMGLSVGTMIAGWDETGPGLYYVDSEGGRLKGTRFSVGSGSPYAYGVLDNGYHYDMSVEEAAELARRAIYHATFRDGASGGVASVYHVGPSGWKKLSGDDVGELHYKYYPAVSSSVEQEMGEVSGA; from the exons ATGAAGCTTGATACAAGCGGGCTCGAATCATTTCCCACTCAATTTGGAGCAAGCGGTGAGCTTTGTGGAGGGTTTTCAATCTCCCCATCATTTGAGCTTCCAAATGCTGCTGAT TTTGATGGCTTCCAAAAGGAGGCCATACAGATGGTGAAACCAGCTAAAGGAACAACAACCCTTGCTTTTATCTTTAAAGAAGGAGTCATGGTGGCTGCTGATTCTCGAGCTAGCATGGGaggatatatat CATCTCAGTCTGTTAAGAAAATTATTGAGATCAACCCGTACATGCTTGGGACAATGGCTGGAGGAGCAGCTGACTGCCAATTTTGGCATAGAAATTTGGGGATAAAG TGCCGGCTGCATGAGTTGGCAAACAAGAGGAGAATCTCAGTGACAGGAGCTTCAAAGCTCCTAGCAAATATTTTGTACTCTTACCGTGGAATGGGTCTGTCAGTAGGAACCATGATTGCTGGATGGGATGAGACG GGTCCTGGCTTGTATTATGTCGACAGCGAAGGAGGAAGGCTCAAAGGCACTCGCTTTTCTGTTGGATCTGGTTCGCCGTATGCTTACGGTGTACTGGACAATGG GTACCACTATGATATGTCAGTTGAAGAAGCAGCAGAATTAGCTCGACGGGCGATTTACCACGCAACGTTTCGTGATGGAGCCAGTGGTGGAGTTGCTAGTg TTTATCATGTGGGACCAAGTGGATGGAAGAAACTATCGGGTGATGATGTTGGGGAGCTGCACTACAAATACTACCCTGCAGTCTCCAGCTCGGTGGAGCAAGAAATGGGTGAAGTATCCGGAGCCTGA
- the LOC131160547 gene encoding calcium-binding protein CML37-like, whose amino-acid sequence MKRDVEELERVFRCIDSNGDGKISAAELRHCVVMIGGDLPEEEAEAAVKSADSDGDGLLGLEDFIGLMEAEGEEQRVKDLREAFAMYDVEKCGFITAKSLRRMLSRLGESRSVNECKKMIKKFDLNGDGVISFDEFRVMMQ is encoded by the coding sequence ATGAAAAGGGACGTGGAGGAGCTGGAGCGCGTGTTCCGCTGCATCGACAGCAACGGCGACGGGAAGATTTCGGCGGCAGAGCTGCGGCACTGCGTGGTGATGATCGGCGGCGACCTGCCGGAGGAGGAGGCGGAGGCGGCGGTGAAGTCAGCGGACTCCGACGGGGACGGGCTGTTGGGGTTGGAGGATTTCATTGGGCTGATGGAGGCAGAGGGGGAAGAACAGAGGGTGAAGGATTTGAGAGAAGCATTTGCGATGTACGACGTGGAGAAGTGTGGGTTCATAACTGCGAAGAGCCTGCGGAGAATGCTGAGCAGGTTGGGAGAGTCGAGGTCTGTGAACGAGTGCAAGAAGATGATCAAGAAATTTGATTTGAATGGGGATGGTGTGATCAGCTTTGATGAGTTCAGAGTAATGATGCAGTGA